Below is a genomic region from Numenius arquata chromosome 8, bNumArq3.hap1.1, whole genome shotgun sequence.
GGCTTTGATTAATACTTTCACCCCAAAATCTGTACTTTGAGGTAATTTATCACTCGTATTTCAAAGCGCCAGTGATAATATGTGCTGCTGGTACGGTACTGGCAGCAGGGGGGACCCATTTCTCTTATGGGTTGCTATAAGgctcactatttttaaaaaaggcttataCACTGAAGACTGCGCTATAATGATTCAATCAACAAAAATAACAATACTTTGTACATCCTCATTTTCCAAATGAAGACCTAAACTTGCTTTTACAGCTATCGATGCCATGGGCCTTGAAGCACAAGGACACCTTTACTCTCACGTTACAGACCAGAGAGGTAAGAAGGACACCACCAAGGGCTGCCCTGGAGCCCTGGCACTGCCAAGGAGCTTGGCCAGGGTCCCCTCTGTGGTGCTCTCATATACTAACATATAACCATGGGAAATACCAACCACATTTGGAAAGATGTCAGATAAATATAATTTTCCATGGCTTAGTATCTGTTGCCCAAAGTTTTCTCCTGACCTTTCTGTACCAACTACAGCTGCTTAAAGATATATCACTTTAGAGGCATTTAGCTGCCTCTCTGCAGATCTTGTATTGCAACATTTTTTCCCACAAAAACCTCTCTGAGAAGGCACTTGGCGTGCACCTTGATGCCAAACGACTATGATGGGGAAAACACCCGGTTCTTACACCCGGCTGCGATGCAGAGTGAAGCTCTCAGGTGCTTCAGAGCAAGGAAAAAGGCAGAGCTGATGTGAGGATGTCAGGGAAGTGCAAGCTGCCTCCTCGCTGGGTGACTGTCACTTGGGATGCCAGGGGTAGGGCCTGTGTGCTACACTCCGGCCTCCGAGCCCTATGGAACGCCTCACTTCTCCTGCACAGgtcctttttctgcttgcaaatCTCTTCCTGAAGACCTTGATGGTCTGAATTTGCTGTCTGGAAATCCTGCAGGGTTGAGGTGCAGTAGGTCTGTGCGTTTTGATGTGTCAAGGTGATGGATGCCCACACACGGGCTCTGATGCACAGCTAATTCACTGGTTGCTGGTACCAGCCACTAAACAAACTGGTGGCCAGTCCTGGAAACAGCCCGAGGGACAAGACTTGCAGTCACTCATCcacagccctctccaacaccttgACTTCAGCCTCTGGAAAGCACCGAGACGCTCCGTACCAGCAGCGCCATGAGCCGCCTGATCCCAGCCCTGGCTTTCCCATAGCAGAGGtcccatctgggctgctgctgtccccagaaACTGGGACGGTCACAGCAAGTGACCGTGAATAGAGGCTAAGGGGGAGGATTTTTTCCATTCAAAAGGATATTCTGGGTGCCAGATCAATAACCATGTGTTGACCTTGGAAAGACTCGGAGGAGGCTGGAAGGCAGGGCAGCTTGGCAGCAAAGCAccattgtttttgtttctttaaatagaaGCACTTGAGGATTCCATCCACtacatttcatttaaataaaaatgaaaataagtaccCATTggtagagatttttaaaaatacaggtagATACAGATCTAGCCCACATCAAACAGCCCCTTGTGCAGCAGAGCCACACAGCCACAACTGCTTCCTCTGCCACCTCCGGCTGTTTGGGACACTGTCACTATCACTGCCCACAGCATCTGTGCCCACTGGAGCCCAGCAGCATCACCCTGCCGCATCCTTACATGGTAGCATCACACGAATATGCTGTCCCCACCCTACAGCCGGTGGAAAACCACACCGCGTTTGGCATTCCCAGTATTCCCATTACTTCCTCCCAGACTCTCTTGTCAGCGAACCCATGGAACTACAAAAATACCAggctaataaaatacatttcccaAGCAGACAACTTAATATTCCTTTACCGGAATACTCGTTGGACCAGCAATTGCTCTACTGGAAATTTTATTTGTTTGATATCCTTAGAGGCTGTTCATCATGGGCTGAGCTGCTCttctaaattaattaaaagaaagactGCAAAAAGGTAGAGAAACAGCATCAGGTGGAATAAAGTCAATGGAACTACACAATTTATGCCAATAAAAAATATGGCTTGAAATGTGTAAAGCAGCTGATAACTGTATTTATTCAAATAGTAGATAAAGCTTTACTGTTAGCACCAAATGTAGTTTTGTATTAACATTAAACCTCCACCGCCCTGGTTTTCAAACGTACAACCGAAGAGAAGATGGGGTTTGGGTGATATCTGTACAGTGTTTGGAGTGAATTTGGATGGCGACACCCAAGGCCTTTTTGGGGTTGTTCCACAGTCTCCAGCTGCAGCCACCCCTGTGATATATCACCACTGGCTTAACCGCACACGGGCAGCCTGTGACACCTCGGGGACTCCCCGGCAGCTCCCTGTTACATTGCAAAGCGTTTGGAATGAACTTCCATTGCAgttaggggaaataaaaaaaaaaaaaaaagtcgacaAAAACTTTCCCAAAATTTTTCCAGCAGAAACTGCTGCTATCTGCAGTAACAGATGGTGAATAATCCAGGATGTGTTTGCAGAAGGACAATCACGCAGGGAACCACGGCAAGGTCCCATCAAAGTCTAGCAGAATTCCAACAAATGGGGTCTAATTTTTTTTGTGGCCTTATTTTGTGACACATACAGTCCAGCAAAATCCAGTTCTTTGGCAAAACTGGAACAATCGATACACCGGGGTGGTTCTGAAGCCGGTGGCTATTCCAGCCTCAGATGGAAGCGCAGCATTAGCGGGAAGAGCGACTGATTCATAGAAAGGAGCCAGCTATTTTCCTGGCAGCTCAGTGATatcactgtctttttttctaaatgaaggtGCTTTCCATAACTATGTTTTGCATAcctaaaaatattacaaaagaatatacttttaataaaaatacccGTAAAGGAGAATGAATTTAACTTCTGTCTGAAGGGTTAAGGAGGAGTATTTCaataggaaaagcagcagaacaccTGAACGTTTTGGCTTTAAATAGCCTTGAAACAACTCTGTGAGTGAATAATTTTGTAGCCTGGAGCTCTAAAGGAATTATCATAAGAATTCCAGTTTGTGCTGCACTGGTGTCTCTGTGCAATCAAGGAACAGCTTCCTCTGTCTTACCTCAGGCTCATTTCAATCTGCTCTCAGTTCAGTTCAATGGTTATGCTCCACAGCTGAGCACCAAAATAAACAGAAGCTTGGCCTGAACTGGAAACCACTTATGATAAAGCAATAACTTACTTAAGGGGAGCGTTTTCCCAGGTGCTCCATGCTGAATTAATGCAAGATCCCAACTGCACAACAGAAGGAGACAACACCTGTGTTATGTATGCACTGCTCTACCAAATCCAGCACAGATTGAGAAAAGGCAGGACGCTTCATTAAGCCCTTTAGAGCACAGCCACTACCCTCACAAGTTCCACTTTTCTGTTAAATCACATTTGATTTTGTCACTTTCACCAACAGATCAAGTCTAAAAATACCGTCTGTGTAAAAGGGCATTGTTTACCTAATAGTGACAGTTGTCAGAATCCATTAGTTCTCAGTTGTAAagctaagatttaaaaaaaacccaaacaaaaatctcCTCTGAAAATCCCTGGATTCCCGTTTCAGCTAAATTTCTTACAACTGCTACATGACACAGCTGGAGGTTAAATGAGTTCTACGACCTGACTTTCACCAAAAAGGtcacccccccaaaaatctaACTGCTTATTCCCAATTCCTATTGTGTAGTTGTAGGGAAAACGCTGCAGCGTATGTACAAATGTGCTCCTGTAGCCACAGCTCTTGATTTCGAGACTGTGAAGACCAGAGATCACGCTGACCCGACAGAGCAGCTTTGTAGAACTCCACACAAGTTACACGCTTCCGAGCATCGCTGCGGCACGGGGAAGTGAACTGCTGACGAAGTCACTCTGGGTTGCAGCTGTGTCACcctggggggcagcagcccccacACCATGGCAGAACGCCTGCAGAGGGCTGCTTGCCAAGCGTCCCTCCAGCTGGCCCTGCCTCGGGCTCGCGGCATCAGGCTCCTcgccagggaggcagctgacctTGCGTCAACACGTGCCATGGGAAGCAACCCCCCAAGTGGGATCCCTGTTTTTTCTGAGAACTCAGGttctgaaggaagagaaaaggtgtCCCTCATCTCAGGGATTTGCTCTCGATGCTACGAGGACTGTTAAACCCTCAGGTTTGGCTCCGTGGCCCTGGGCTGGGTCCTGCCACCTTGAAGGGCAGGGCAGAACCCACGTCCCAACACAAGGGCTACAAAGGCGAGGGCTGAGGGGCAAACGCTCCTCCTTCATTTAAAAACTGTCTGCtaattttttcatctgtttaaCAGATAAGCACGAAACATTTAacttctgtaaaataaagaaatcctGGTGTCTCCCCTTGGGATCTAATGGCCCACATCAGCTACCAGCAAGCCCAGGTGTTGGGGCTACTGGCCACCAGTGCATGGAGACACAGAAACAGCCACAGAGCAAGTCTCCTGCTTTAACGCAGCACATCTAACACTTCTTGGCATTTGAGGAGCAGAACATTACTCTTTGCTCTCAAGTTCTCACCAATTTTTCAGTGTGGTTTCATGGTGTTTTCTTTCATCACAAGCTGTCAATGATCTCCAGAAAGTTAACTTACAGCCTCTGACTTATGGTTTTGCAGATTTCACGGCATTTTAACTAATTTACAGGGAAACTAttactaaattaatttaatttttttctttctatttttacctCTCCCCCATCAGCCATTAGCTTTTCTCTTGCCACAGCCCCATTAACAAGAGATCGAGTTCTCGGagcacaggaaggaagaaaaaaccttCTTTGGCCACAAAATACCTTTCACCTGAGTTCCAAACGACCACAGGCAGCTTCAGCCCTTTCCTGCTCATGAATCCAATGCACAAGCTTTCTAAAAAATCATCCTCTGACAGCAGAACGAGCTGAGCCTTTTCAGATGGGCTGCCGGACTCCCACATGGCAGAAAGGGACGGAGATTCAGCTGCCTCCGCTCCTAAATCACGAGGGGTTTACCCCAGTGGGACAGGAAGGGGTGTAAGTGAGGAGTAACAGCTTAGTGGAAAGAAATGCAAGTGTCCTTTAAAACACCTCCCAGAAACAAAAAGCCCTGAATGCTGCCGTAAATAACACAGTGAGCAATCTGCTGAAAACCAGAGGTCACTCGCAAAGTCACAAGTTGTACCTCTTCTCATAAAGCACCAAAGTCAGTTTTTCTACAAGGTGGGAGCAAACAATGGTGAACGGCCATTTCCCACAAGCACAGGGCTCCTTCACAGTAAGGTCTTAATAAACTTCCTTACAGGTCCCCCCAAATGAGGAACAAGCAGGCTGTGGTTCCCCTTGTTCCCCTCACCTTCACACCGCCGTGGTGGCGGCCAGCAGGTACAAGGTGCTGGACAGGAGCCACTCAGGCTGACATCTCTCCAATGCCAGCCATTCCCTGCCCTGCAAACTTGccctctctgccctgctcctgaacCCACCAGCTCCTTGTGTCCTGCCTCTCTCCTCTGTACAAGACTCTTTGTTTTCCTCATCATCCCTTGTCTTCCTTATTGCCCTTCTTCTTCACTCTGGTTCCTTGgtcttatttttccaaatacGCTGCACTTTAGCTATCCTCTTGGAcctcatagagtcatagaatggtttcggttggaagggtcctctaagaccatccagtgccacctccctgccctggacagggacacctcacaccagaccaggttgctccaagccccctccaacctggccttgaacccctccagggatggggcggccacagcttctctgggcaacctgggccaggctctcaccaccctcacagcaaagaatttcttcctaatagtagagtcacagaatagtttgggttggaagggaccttagagatcatctagttccaactcccctggcTCTCCCAGCTTCTCTCCTACCAGCCTTCCATCCCTGATATCCTCCAGGCTCCACCCGTGTCCCCACTGTCTCTCCTCAGCAGCCATTCACAGCCATACTGTCCATGAGAAATCGGAACCACCAAGTGCCTCCCACCCAGCCACCATGGGGGCCAGCCTGCCcccagggagagaaggagaaggccAGGGGTGACCCATGGTGGTGACAAGGCAACCTACCAGCAGCGGTGACCAGCAGGCCGAGAGGACACACATGATCCCCAAGAGCTGGATCAGTGTCTCCATGGCAATCCGCCCCCACTGCTTGTTGGAGCGCGTCGTGGTGGCTTTGGTCCGACAACGAGACACCAAGGCCTCAATGGTGGCCAGGTTGCAGGCCAGCGTCACCACCAGGGAGAGGAGCCCCAGGACAGTGAAGGTGGAGGCGAAGAAGAGGCTCCCGGTGAGCTGGCTGTTGCCGGTGCTGATGAAGCACCAGGTACCAGGCCACTGCAGCGTGTACTGGCCCAGGCCGGCGATGGGCAGCAGGGCGAAGGCAACCACGGCCAGCCAGATGCTCAGCAGCACCATCTTGGTCACCCGCGTCTTCATGTGGCTGGCGTACCAGTGGGGAGCGCGGATGGCCAGCGTCCTCTCCACGGCCATGGCGCTGGCGATGAAGAGCGGGCAGAGGCCGAAGACGGTCATGCTGAAGCCGAAGAAGGAACAGAGGTGGCCCGAGGGGTCGACGGCCTCCCAGGTGCGGTCAGACAGGTAGACGGAGATGACGATGGGGCTGGTCAGCAGCTGCCCCAGCAGGTCGGTGATGGCCAGGGAGCCGATGCACAGCAGGAAGGACCGTTTCCTCCGGCTCCCCTTGGCCCGGTAGCTGCGGGAGaccagcagcatggccagggcATTGCCCACGATGCCCGTGATCATCATGGTCAGTGGAAACGCCACGGAGACGGAGCTGCAGCCCTCCGCCACCCGCCCCGTCCCGTTGCCCCGCTGCCGCATGGCGCCAGGCTCGGTGCCGTTGGGGCCGCCCTGGCACTGCCGGCTCATCCCGGCGGGCTACCGCGGCGGCGGTAGCGGGGCGGCGAGGGTCCGGCCCATGGCGGCCAGCAGCGCTGAGACGAGCCGCGGCCGGGCGGGAGCCGTTATAaggcggggggcgggcggaggaagccggcccggcccgccctgaggggagggaggagggcggTGCGGCACCGCCTCGGCTCCCGCCGGGCAGCGGAGGTGTGGCTCTGTCACGCCGCAGAAACGGCTCCCTCAGGCGGTACGGCGAGCGCCATGGCGAGCACGGCTCCCCTCAGGCTGCCCGATGGGCGCCATGGCGAGCACGGCTCCCGCAGGGTGCCCACCAGGCGCCATGGCGGGCACGGCTCCCGCAAGGTGCCACAGCGGGCatggctcccctcaggtggttcACAGGGAGCCGTAGCGAGCACGGCTCCCCTCAGGGTGCCCACCAGGTGCCGTGGCAGGCACGGCTCCCCTCAGGTGGGCCAACGGGCACCATGGCGGGCATGGCTCCCTCAGGTTGCCCACCAGGTGCCATGGTGGGCATGGCTCCCCTCAGGCTGCCCGAGGAGCATCATAGCAGACACAGCTCCCCTCAGGGTGCCATGGCGGGCACGGCTCCCCTCAGGCGGCCCATGGGGTTCCATGGTGGACACAGCTCCCCTCAGGTGGGATGATGGGTGCCATGGTGGGCACGGCTCCTGTGAAACTGCCCACAGGGAGCCATGGCGGGAACGGTTCCCCTCAGGGTGCCCACAGGGAGCCATGGCAGGTATGGCTCCCCTCAGGGTGCCCACAGGGAGCCATGGCGGGTATGGCTCCCCTCAGGGTGCCCACAGGGAGCCATGGCGGGAATGGTTCCCCTCAGGGTGCCCACAGGGAGCCATGGCGGGAACGGTTCCCCTCAGGGTGCCCACAGGGAGCCATGGCAGGGGAGCCACGGGTTCTGCCGCCCCGGGCAGCATTGGGCTGGGCCTCGCTGCCTGGCTGGGAGCTGAACTGCTGCCGAGCCGGTAAATTCCTACGAGCAGGAATTCCTAATGTGGCACTATATACACTCATCCTTCACATGAGAGCAGAGTTAACAGTTCTAAGTTGTTGTTTTATGAGTTAAAAGTGTTATTAGCAACGCACAGGTTGAGATactgccctgcccaggttttACGCTGTATGACTAAGCGCGCACAGGCTGAAACATGAAAGGGGAAGAGTCCCATTTCTCGTAAATAAGAACCATACTAGAAGTTATGGCTGGCTTTATAAATTATTAAGCCACGGCTTATTAATTCTCTACTTTCTAGACCGTGAATAGCAACTTGTCCTTAAATGAAGGACTGTGGCCTTTACCCATGCAGATACACAGCAGGACAGCATTTGCAACCCGAGTCCGGCACTGGAAATGATATTTGCATTAAACTGGGATGTACGAAGCCTCAAGAGAAAGGATATTTTCTCTCACCCTTTTCCAGGCTTTCTCCCCTTTTTAATCCTGACATTGATGCACTGGTTCGGAGCCACCACGAGTTCAGCACGGCTCTGCCGTGCCCTCCTCATCATTTGGAAAGCTTTTGTTGCCCCCATTTGGTACCCTGCTGGTATTTGTGTGTTTTAGAGTGGGAATGGTCCCTGGTGGCTTAGCTGGGTGTTATTTCTGGTCCAGGTCCACAACCATCCTATAAGAAATCAATATTAGTTCAATTTTCCGAAGTATGAAGCACTCtacaaactttcttttttaaaatgcacgTGTAAACCACTTCTTCTGAAGTGGCTTTTTTCATTTCCATAATAGGAGGACACATGGTAAATTGTGCAGGACTTTGCTTAAAGCTGTTGTTACAACTGGACTGTTACAGGAGAATTATTCCCTCCTGGTGCTCCCATGTCCAAATTTTGGAAGTGTGCACAAGTATCTACACttccatactttaaaaaaaaaacaaccccaaaaccccacactaCTAGCTGTTATTTCtgattaaagaacaaaaaaattcctgTATGTTAAAGGGTTTCCAGACAGAAAATTGCATGACCAGGGAAACGTTTTGATTAATGCTCCAATAGCTATGGAATTGATTACAGGAATTAGCTGGAGAGCTTCTTCCCCAGCAGCATGTGGGAAGCACAGGAGAGAGACAGGCAGCGGGAGGATCCCGGGTGGAGGAACTCCCTACAGAGCAGGGGGAGCAGATTTCTAGGCAAAACAGCCAACTTCCATTTCTTTACAACTGCATTTAAGCTCAGGGGGTTACTGAGAAGCAAGACTTAACACAGCAACTATTTAATCTCGGGTGCTTCATCACCGCCAGCACACAGGAGTTCCTTATCTGGCGTGGAAATGATGCAATCTTGTGTCGAGATGGGCCAGCGTGGGCATTTGAATGCTTTTTATTATTGCTTaacggaagaaaaaaaagaaacatttttcagcagTGTTTACTCTGTTGCCAAATTTATATAAAATCAAAGCATAGTCTGCTTTTGTTTAGAGTCACTTTCTAGTTTTCAAGTACTACAAGAACACTTTGCAAAACCACCATTACTAATCATGAACGTATTCagtttttctcagaaaagaacATTAGCCCTGAACTTAACCACGCTTCTTCCTCGGCCATGACAAATTTCACTGATCTTTGATAAAGCTGCAGAGAAATGCCTGTTTGTTTCTATAGGCAGCAATTTATCTGACCCGAGGTGAAACTGAGGGCAAGGGAAATATTTTCTAGTCAAACACGGAAATGTATTGGGAGGCTAGTGGAGATaatccccccccaagccccctcccACACTAAACCCACACCTTTTTACTGCCTGAGCTTAATCTACCTTTGGGTCTGTTCAAACACGGGCCGTTTTTGGTTCTAATAGTTCGGTTCTATTTTATTTGCTGATCCAGTAACGGGAAAAAGAGATCTTTTGTGCCATGCCAGGCGTGTGAAGACTGCCACAGTCGCTGTGCCTTTGCATTTGCAAATGTAGGAATCAAAACAATTTAAACATCCTGCTGCTTCTAAAAACTTTCCGTAAAGATATGGAACCCACACAGAAGAAAACACCTCTAAGCTTTGTAAAAGCTCATTTTTAACCCGCTGCTGTTTAAATCCAAAAATTTTTTCAGTACTTTAAGAAGTGAAACAACGGGAAAATTGATGACAGGTACAGCCAGGCAATTGGAGATACTGCCCTTCTCCCCCCGCGGGGACAGAGAACATCACACTCTGTTAGTACAGGTTAAAGAGAGAGATTTGCTGGGGTTTCCAAGAGAAAGCACTCACTGCACGGTTGACTCACAGGTTTTATTTACACTTGTCTACAGAATCATTTTGCCGTACATTTTATCTAAGCCAAATGAAACCATAATTTTGTCTGTCGCCTATTGTTTGCTAAATTTAAAAACTTTCACCTGTTAAGTACAGCAACAATCTTAAtacaaagcacaaggaaaaaaccccaaaggctaACAACAGAGCATCTATTAGATGGGATTTTTACAATTTAGTAGTTGGACTTTGATGTCGTCAGAGGCACAGTTACAAGACTAACCTGCTCTTGTGCAACCTACACACATTAAGCATTGAAATTAGCTATAAAAGAAAGCATTAAAGAAGAAACTGCAGagcgggttgtttttttttttctgcaaaaagattatcaaaatatttctacaacagaaaacattttgcttatATTCCATATACCAGTCCAAGAGAagtgtcttgaaaaaaaaaaaaaaaaaaaaaaggaaagcagaatgtAGTTTTTAAATTTTGCTCCGTTTGTTTTTGtgcagttcttttaaaaaaagcagcggTCAAATACAGAAGTTTTACTGCTGAAATCAATAGAGATCTATTGCTGTTTGCTTgcttaaaaagaagaattttcctTACCATACTTACCTTGTGATGGCACTGAAGAGACTTAACCCTTTCTTAACCAAACGGAGCTCAAGAGAGACCAAGTTTTAATGCAATATTGCTAGTAAATCACATTCAATACAGCATTTTAAGCCATAAATTACgttcaagggaaaaaagaatgacTGGTGAAGAACACATTTCAGCTGTCAGAACTTTCTACACagtttattaattttcattttcaaatataaataaaattcagatacCTGGAAAATTTTAGTCAGCCCCAAAATGAACTCTACAGGTGGCCTGCAGAAGCATCACTTGATTCCAAGAAGCTACTTCCATATTCCTCCAGCTCAAGGGCAGTTCCTACAGGATGCTCTGCCTAGAAAGGACGGCAGAGCCTGGGGTCCCTGCATGTGACAGTCCCCACTCCGCTGAGGCCAGCAAATCGTTCCTACAGTGACGGGCACCGGAACGGAGAGTGCCCAACGTCTCAAACATCCCCACCTGGAAGGAATGGAGTCTAATTCacactctacagaaccctaccagggACTGGGTACCTAATAGCTATTCTGCACTGAGCACGGCTAGAGAAAGAGGGGAATCCAGCTACACTttcactttcaaataaaaaataattggacCTAAGCACTCACTACTGTCATCCGAAGGGTAGCACCACTACAGCTACGCCCATCTGTTGTGGTCCCACGGGAGCTGCAGCAAGAAGCGCAGGAGTTGGATGTGGAAAGCTCACGGGTTCTGTACTCCCCAGATACTCCTCTGTACTCCTCACGTGAAGAGCAGAGTTGCATCAGATCAGATCCAACCTGTGCCCGCTCACAGGTGTAAGGGAGCCGGGAATCGAGTAACTGagtctttcaaaataataaaaaaaactccCTTACTCAAATAAGAAAACTTCACAACCTCCTCTGGGGGGGGTGTTTATGGCTTAAAATGCTACCTCACTTTTTGTTTGACGAATGAACAAAGCTGCAGTTTTCCAGAAAGCAAGGACAGACATGCACCTCTACTAGCAGATTCAGCACTTCTGACCAAGTAAGACACCAACTTCTTAAAAATGTCTCATGCactgactggattttttttttttttgttttgctttgttggtttttttttaaatgtgagctttaatacattatttctttttagaacttgtaCGGGAACCAGAATGGGAAGATCCAGATGATGATCTGCGGCGTCTGTAAGATATAAATGGAGAAAGCATGCAAAGAAATAAGTTGAAATTAATTTTAGCATCCACTTTGAGTAGTCTGTATCATACAATAGCTGGAAGCCAAGTATATCTGATAGGGGCCTTATAGGAATATAGAAATAACTTTAAACCACTTTAAGCTCAGGATGTAAATTTAATACTAAAAACCTAAGTTTAATACTGAAAGTAGAGTACAATTTCTAAATGCAATCTTTACTTATGAAAATAAATCACTAACGTACACATTAATGCTTTCAGACACTGAAAGACCCAGGTCTTTCTATGGAACATACTTCTACCAGGAGGAAAATTCATTGTAGGGGCGGAGGGGAACAATTACAGAGGTTTAAATAGGGATTAAGAGTAAGGGAAGTGAGCAAACTATTTTTAATATCAGAGTAACTgatcagattcaattctttcccAGTGAATCTcagtccttcagaaaaaaaaaaaaaaataaaaatcacacatttAAATACACCCATTCTTATTCTACATAAACCCAAACCTTTCGGGTGACCGTGATCTCGATCGTCTTTTTTTGCGATCACCAGATGAAGAAGATCTAGAACGACTTCGCTTCTTGCTTCTCTCGGGGGAAGATGACGAACGAGAGCTTGAGTAAGATCTTTTTCTTGGGGTGGAAGACCCCCTGTAGGACCTGGAGCTGGATCTTTATTGATTAAGAAATAAATCAGATTTAATTCTGGTATAACATAGCACgaacaaagaaagaacaaagagagACAGTTTTCCTGAACACTCACTACTCTATTTACATCAGTGTTTTATCAGGTAAATCTGTGGGTGCTTTAATACTTACTCCTTAGTTATCTGCCAATAAAGA
It encodes:
- the PTGER3 gene encoding prostaglandin E2 receptor EP3 subtype, with the protein product MSRQCQGGPNGTEPGAMRQRGNGTGRVAEGCSSVSVAFPLTMMITGIVGNALAMLLVSRSYRAKGSRRKRSFLLCIGSLAITDLLGQLLTSPIVISVYLSDRTWEAVDPSGHLCSFFGFSMTVFGLCPLFIASAMAVERTLAIRAPHWYASHMKTRVTKMVLLSIWLAVVAFALLPIAGLGQYTLQWPGTWCFISTGNSQLTGSLFFASTFTVLGLLSLVVTLACNLATIEALVSRCRTKATTTRSNKQWGRIAMETLIQLLGIMCVLSACWSPLLITMLKMIFSHTSFEHCKGFSGEAQSSELHKERNFFLTAVRLASLNQILDPWVYLLLRKILLQKFCQAANAVSKCSNTEWKERSITLSEEIRRTAA